A window of Henckelia pumila isolate YLH828 unplaced genomic scaffold, ASM3356847v2 CTG_466, whole genome shotgun sequence genomic DNA:
ttataacacaaaatatttattttataaataatacatTAATTACAAatcattattaatatttataatcttatttttaaattattattattttatattaatttaataaaaatatttattatataaataataaataacaataaaaaaaataaaaaaaaaaaagacaaaggcCCCTGCGTCAAATTTGACGCAGGGACCAAAATCATTGGACGCTAAAGTAGCGTCCAGGGTTGGAGATGCCAACCCTGCTTCAAACGCTATTTTGAAGCAGGGTTGGAGATGCCCAAAGAGAAGAACAATTAattaaagagaaatattacagaTAATAAGAAACGAATTGAGGTTTTTTACAAAATACATCGATCGAAATATGATGCAATTTGCTGGTATATACACCATGTCCCATGTTAATCCACAAGTTCCTCCATATTCAAATGCTCTACAGTTTGACAATAACCTAAGATAAGTGCGACTCACAAAATCACACTTCTGCACCAAGCCTTTAATCAGCAAACACTTGCATAAGCTATAAATCCTGTGCTAAAACATATTCAAATCCAGTCACATTTGTTTCGTGCATTGAAACTTTACTTTCTGGGGTACTGATTTGCTTCCAAAACTATTTGTTGTCCCCATAATTCTAATGATACTCGATTTCTTCAAGTGGCGAATCACTCACACATGCTGCACCACACATGCGGACCTTTAATTAACTGAAAGCTACCAGAAAGGAAGCCTTACCTGTGATTCAAAGAAAGCCAATATTATATAAGGAACTAGGAGAGACACTAGACCTGATTGAATGAGAGATATACGACATGCAGTTTGCTTGCCCATCCAAGAAAGAAGATTAGATTCTTCAAGGATTTACATGATCAATTCCAGAAGGAAAGGTGATGACACCCGTTGGAAGTGGTTGCGGAAAGAGCACCATCATGTTCCTCATAACAAGATTTTAGAATCCAATAAAAGGTACTTACTGAGTTGTCCAAGCAATCAACTAAAATCCTGTATTTCTTCATGTTACAGAAGGATTATATCCACAGCCAGGAGCATTATCCCAGACGGAATGTCTTTTATTTTCCAGGGTACGTCCCCCATCGCCATCGCAACGACAGTCAGCATGAAagtcagcaggatgatagaccGTTCTGTCCTACCATGTCACTTTATTGGTGGGTCAATTCAAACCATCTCACCGGAAGGATTTTCACATGACAATGATGCAGCTTATTCAGACGCTGTTGCCCTTACAGTGCCCAGCAACAAACATAAAACGGTTGCCTCTTTTTTCCACGAAAAGCGTGTGATTGAGAAGGCAAAAGTGATTGGAAGAAGCCACTTATCAAGCAAGAGAAGCAGAAAATACCGGATAATTCAAGTTACATCTCTTTGCTCATGGAATTTGCTCATGTCTTGCATATGGTATACATCAATCATAGTTGAGAGAAGTCAACCAACCTTCAAGAACGCGAAAATATGATATTCTCTCTCAAGGTACCTTCAATCACGGAATTGCAGACATTAATACCAACTGATTTCTCTGCCATGAGTATCTTAATATCTGTGTCCCAAACCCTTGCTCGAGGGACAGAAATCAAACCAGACTCTCCGAAGCAGTCAACACATCGAAGCATTAAGACGAAGTTCATGAGTTTCGAAACGTCCAGTTCTCTTGCCTCTTGAGACCACAAACGTTTATATATTAGACTTCCGCCTTGAAATTGAACCAGGATCAAAAGATGCCCTTGCTGGGGCATGTGGATACAAGAAATCTTCTTTTTTCTCGGATTTTTTATGATGCCAAAGGTGAGATTCTCAACGGAATGACATTAGAGATTACAATCTGATAAAATTGAGGACAAATTGGATTGGTGCAGCCGAGCCACTCCTCTTCAGTTGCTCGAGACAAAATGGGAAATGAAAAGGCACCTGAAGCTGAAATGATACAGGTGCCAACAGATGAAAACCTAAATGAAGTTATAAGCAACATGCCCAAAGAATACAATGCATAGGTAGGGGAAAAGGGGTGCCAACTTACTGGCGGACAATACCAAAAAATAGCCATAACAAGAGCACCTACTGAAAAAACCTGCAATGATGCTCCTTGATGAATCAACAAGTGCACTAGATGCAAAGTCTAAAAGGGCCATCATGATTCTTTGGAATCTTCAAAACTGCAAAAATACGTTTCGAAGATACAAACAGGCTTTCAGCAGTAACTAATTCAATTTCCATGGCCATCGTGGACAACGGCAAGGTTGTGGAAATGAGTACCAAGCAACCCTTATAGTAGCAAATGACGGAGTTCACTCAAGGTTTTCAGGCTCCAGAATATAACAGAAGGTTAAAATGTCTACATCAACAGCAATATACAGAAAGTTGCCTTGAGATTCCATTAATTTGTTGATGTTTTACCATGCCACGTgtacaaaaaattatattgattagCTTGGATTCATGTCAGCTGTGGTCATCCGATGGAAAAATAACATGGTACATAGAAACACCCAGTTCAAAATTGCAAACTATAAATTGTGACGAATGCTGTGCAGGGCCTTCAGCCTTTCCAACTCTTCCCCATGTGCAATTCCGTAATCAACAAAGCACAACTGAAACAGAAACCATCTATTACAAAATGAAACAATCTCAACAGAGGAAAATATATAACAACCTGGTACTGCAGCTTCTTTAAAGTGTGGGCTCCCCTCTTTATTAGTTTTTGCCATCCAAGATTCGCTCTGAGAGATTTTTCCAGAGCTCTGGTTTTCTAGAAAACAACGATTGGTGGACCTTATAAATGAGCTAGAATTTTACGAACTAAATTGAAATATAaacatccaaaaattttaattaccaTGACAAGTTCCATTAATTAGCAGCACACATTCGTGTGAGATACAATGCCAAAAACACAAACGTAAACATATCCCACAAGTTTTACTTCTTCTCATAGATTTAAAAACAGAATCAAGGAATCAGGATCCATGGCAGCCGAAGACTTAGTATGATTATCTTTAAGATATATTGCTGGAAACACATTGGAAATATCATGATGAGACACAAACTCCAAAACTAAACATTTCGAATACATAAGCATCAAGAACATAGAATGTTGCCCGTACTTCATCAAAATAAAATGATCTCAGAAATACTAAAGGATGTAAATTGAAAGGAGCACCAGCTAGATTATGAATGACGGCAgtattaaaatcaatacttatTTCTACACTAAGGTATACAAACAATCTTACTTCAGCTGGGTCGAAAATTAACAAGTTGTATCGCTGCATCCCGGTCTGTTGCACTGTGGCCTGAATACCAACAATTGTTCTTGAATGGCCATGATGTTGAAAATACAATGGCCTGCTCAGAAACCTCATGGTAAGACATCATTAGTTTATGAACGTAGCAGAATTGTTTTTTTGAACAAGAGTCATTTACTTTTACAGATTCAAGAATTTTCcactaaaagaaaataatatcacCATGATAAGACCTCTCATGCAACTCATTACAATTTACTTACGCTTTCTCGCTGAGAATAACACGAAGATTGCCTGGTTTGTTGACCTTGTTGCCAGAAAAATAATTCCACACCCATTCAATAACCTTGTGAGATGAAACATCAAAATGCTTAGAGCTTCCATTCATTGAGTTAACCGAGAGCGAAGAATCTAGTTTTCCCTCTGACAGAAAGATGTCCATCGGTCCATAAACCTGTGAATATTTCCTCTTGTCAACACTTTTATTTGTTCCTCTAATACCAGAGGTTAAGCGACCAGAAGTGTCTAACCATAAATCTTTATCACAAAAATCCACTATGCCGGCACGCAGACCAAAAGAACAGAGAAGTGTGGCACATTCTGTAGTTCCAATCCAATCACACTTGCCATAAACCTTTTTATCAAAGTCATCCGAGCCAGGTGCATCAAAGCCTTTTTCCCAGGCAAGTTCTAGCCATCTTTGAAGTGATGTGATATCAGGTATAAATCCAGAACCACCAAACAAGACATCGCTTGCTTCTTGTCTTTGACTAAGCAAGTGAGAGGAAAGCATCTGGATATTACGCCACCCACAACCCCATCCAACATCCTCTGATTCAGAACTCTGAATATGATCAACATGCCCCGACAATATACTCACAGAGTTCTCTCTATCTAGTTCTAAACAGCTTTTCAGCAACAACATCAAACCACCTTCAACTTTATAAAACGATTCCTTCTCCTGTGAGTGAAATAAAGTAGCACATTTTTCATCCAGATTTCTCCCACAACACGTGAGACACCCAGAAGAACTGCTCTGTGGGTGATCCAAAGAACTACAAACAAGTTGCAAGGTATCTTCAGCCTACACATGGTATGAAATTTTTGCATTATGATTCATGTCGTAGACACCAATAACTGAAGCACGCAAACAACAAGAATATTTTCCGTAAGCTAACCAAGGTGACCGCAAGTAAATATAACCTGCAATTTTACCAAACAAATCCACGGACGGAAAAAAGTTATGAGCTTGCAAATTAGTTACTCACAAATCGGGGTGGACTAGCTGGAGCCAGAGCGATCTGTTGCGCGATTTCGAAATCTGCTGCGTAATCTTCATCAGCAAAATGTTCATTCGCATGCCTATGAAATTGaaaccacaaaaaaaaaatcaaagaaacgATGAAAAAAATTAGCGAGCGGAAAGATTATACCTCTGGATTTCAGAAGATGGAACAGTCAGCTGGCAAAGAGGGCAAGAAGAAAACTCCATTGAAGAGCAAAATTGGAAATTTCACCGCTGATGTAAATGTGATGTGATGCTCGCAACAGAGATTGGGAAAGCGAAGGGAATCCGCGCAGAACTAGAAAGTTTGAAAATTGcgaatattttatattaaatgttcaatatttcttatttattattattattactattacacgataattttatttaaaaacaatCTTTTTGAACACGTGTGCAGTCgatttcttttttctttataaaaatacttttgttaaagcaattagaaattaaatttgaaaaaattaaaaatcaaatttaattttttcttatttattttgaaatttttatttaaatttaattttacttcaaaattaaaatttgagtaAGAGATGATGATTTATGATACGCTTGAGTTAAttcaattatataaaaaaattgatatttttagggtaattttatatttaaaacaatgagggtattttgaaaaacaaatcataaaattatTGTGTCCGTTATATTTCTTAGTTCTGACGATAACAAACAACGACTCATTGTTCTAGGTTCAACTGTCTTTACTTGTATTTCATCGCATAGCTTCAAACCCTTCGGTCAGTCAATCGCTACAAACAGTTCAGAAGGTTTGAACCATTCACAACAGACCAAGTAGTTACGACAGTTTAAAAGTTTCAAACCGCCGACCATTGAACATATTGCTGCTGAACTGCTCAATCCATTGCAAAGATGATGCACACTCATTAGGTACTTCAAGAGAGATGACAAGATCATTGGTCATTAATATGCAAGAAACAGAAATCCAAATCTTTGACAAAAGTAGCAATTGTGAGATGCTTACTTTAACAGTGGCAACAACCACTATCTTCTATTTATGTAAAGAGTCGTATTGTGCATTAATGAGAGGGCACAAAAGTAAAGATAAGTAGACTTCTTTACTCCTTGTATTAAATGAGGTTAAATGAGGATTCAGTCGACTGCTGGTCAAGTTACCTACAAATAGAGGATGTCAAGTGATGTTTCAGACTTGTAGAGCTATACACGCATTGAAAATTAGAGCTATACACGCATTGAAAATTAGAGCTATACACGCATAGAAAATCATGCAATCCAACATTTTCAGAGCACTCTTAAAATTTCACATCATCTTTGCTCAGTCTGCCCACTTtcaatgtgaggacctcggttctaatcatctaatcaagaaatAAACTAACAAGCATCCACAACAGTCAAGGCCTAAAgcccaaaaaaaatttaaaaggagAGTGTCTCTCTCGAGTGGCAAGAAtcgcccgctcgagcgagcaaaactcTAACAAGCACTCTGAagaactctcgctcgagcggtaagaaacaaccgctcgagcgagcaaatcCCTGGCTCAAAAATAAAAAgcccctcgctcgagcggtacaAATCCTCTGCTCGAGTGAGACCTGTTCTGGACCAAAAATCCAAAACTGCTCTAATTCATTCCTCCAACTccaaatcaattcaaaacatgccgagataTAAAATACATACTACAACGACATGCAACCCTCAAAGCTCGAATATTCGATACAACATAATTCAAAGAAAGTACAAGTTCAAACAGGATTTCAATATAACATAAGTTAGACATGCTATTCGAATCCTAAACCGaatcctcacttctatcatcacaaTCCCAGTCTAGTCATGCTGCCTTTGACTTGAACATGTCCCACTTGTTTCCAAGCACAcaacaaagacaagacaacaactggataatccgatgagaaaACAATTtctagtaaaagagacaaaacataTAATCCAcgtaatatatcaaatcatgataTACGTAACAACAATACAAGCAAGTCAAGTACTATATCAACAGCTCCATTtgaaatgcaataaaatgcaatgcatgtctttaaatcggatTCTCATATCTGATAAATCAAAGGAAACGGTTCTCTGCTctatttgggatcccgaggaaaaaTATCacacaactcaccgactctacCGATCGAGGTGGAAGCtgcatatttcaatcctctagactctggggcATCTACAGAGAGTTGATCGACAATTGGTAGTAATTCGCCCACGAatgccactcgactataatccACAGAACGTCTAATTCTCCTGGGCCTTTGCGCCCTCTAAAACAACATAATAggatcaatatgaatgcaagtgtaattcagaaaagaaaaaaaaaaacaatcaaacaTATACTTCAAgtgacatgcaagtatgtgatttcttcgggaaAACTCGAATCAATTCGGATTCGAGTAACTCTTCCCATTCCATTCGATGTCATCTCTTAGCTCTTCTTCGATTCGACGTAGCTGcaatccggacaagctacaagaataagaattcttatCAGAATCCATTCAATCGTAATTCAACGATTAAAGTCAACTCGTTACCGTTCTCGATCAAATCTTCAACAATTCGAATTTTGCTAATTttgaactccacgatcttcaaccaatctgtacggagataaataaaatccaatatcaatcaattcaattcaaacaactCTCAAAACTTAATCAAACTCCCTAAAATctaaaaaactcaaaccggtggcataacggctataatctgatcaaccaAAAAACACAGACAACAATAAAAAGATCCAATACAACTCCCAACAACACAAATTATCCCATTCAATCCAAAAttcaacaaatctcaaaacccaattCTCGAATTTTgccctaaaaatcataaaacttccgaacgacgttcttttTTTTATCCGACTTCAAATATACGATCTATCTTAGCTCCAGAACAACATATCCGAATttaaacaaattctgacaacatccCAAAATCAAAGTATACTGGatcaaagaaaaacttacggtataacggagctctcgcagccATGAACGTGAATCTGCCTTCGGATTGAATTTTTATCGGATGGATCGTGCAAAACCGGAAATTCTGAGAGCTTGAGAGGAGGCCATGGAGTAATCGGTCGAGAGGAAGGATAAGGGATGAAGGAGAGACTAAGTCAACTAAATAAGGGCcaagtatatatatttatctcatcTTTGCATTTGGTTCCTGaattctgaaagagtgggtgtccggttagccaacttgtggctaagggcttttattactctatgtaaaataatcttttgtttaatataatttacacttttataatggcattgactttatctttcttcatattgttatattatgatatactattgttgttttgataaagaccttgaatatactatagtgtatgtaagatgtggtagcacatggggatggctatcatgaaacacatcttatagtcactgtatattctaaactgttcctagtcaattgagccgtccgcaaataaggagaAGGaacgctcgagattgagactagcatttgcgatgccgagtaccacgtttcattggtatggaacatagagatgttcaaagcatgcaaatggatattcatatgatgaatgatcgaactaccctattcgggctttccaagtggttatcacttatcgagtggataaagtccgcggttttggttgtacaccattagtccttattacttgaaacatcattgagactctatatgctagtactgtactttgactcgtttatcgactctattggggtcatcaggtgtcgggattgggtacagttatgacacatataggagtcgatgctttgttttcaaggattcaccacatacttgcgagtgtggatatcctatgcgatctgaggagatattagtgtgatgaatctgtggccagagtacatgatgtgttttaggttaatgggttttcctagtaacacatgcgatgtcactatttgatctccgagatgtaatgcatagttatcgaatcttgaacgactctcgatataccaatggttgttgattcgatcgggatatatggatgaagggaccgtactgtacgctaaccaaaatctactggttcttgcaggcactatcagtaatacctagggaatcatggggcgatgttgctaggcgctcttaccatgattcgatgggtaagtcggaaattgttgtttcgagccacaaggagttgtgagcccacggctagctgtattcctgaaccattgagggttacacaagtaatggattactaaaaccccgtagagatagttaaatttaaagaattaaatttaatgaaagagaagttggacttcttaattaaaagggagtgggatttcctaaatgacatagggatggacatttttggaaatcactgaattcggattcagaaaaattatcttgactttaaaagatgcagaaatggtttctgtgcacattggtaaaatcagtttatcaatcggagtcacgatgaattttatattaatttctataacaacaggcttggcttgttgggcttaagttatagattgtgggctttaaggagttagagtcctgatacaattataactagaaattatctataaatagacgtgttgggttcgaaaattacacacatttaatactgcaattttcgaaattcactctatactattcaagaggatttttcaaaaattcctctgtccctttggagaaaattcggcttgtgatttttgtgaaaaattacaaatcgaattaacagatcatatctgtttattctctacgtaaaacttctgattgatttctagtgcagtcaatcagaaggtttctgtttttcattcgtagACCTAATTCCgaagttagatcgtgactgtcatcggttcccgggatttacaagaagagcagattaaattctgttggagtccacgatcaagactttgcttgacgaggtaaaaatttaactgtgttttatttttacttgaacaatttaatcgtaaaagttttgatacccatatatagaatcgttccatataataaaataaaaattttaaacttccgctgcaccgggtatcaattcttaattgatctgaacaccgttttccaataaattcctcaaaaattgcaaatcagtcccttatCGAATATCAATTAAATCCCCAAATTCtctaatctccgattatcaatCTTAATCTCCTATAATCTCAAATAGGCTAAGTtcggggtgttacaattctccccctctaagaactgatttcgtccttgaaatcgaATATGGTTCAATCTCCAACAGAGATAAGAGGTAAAAGCAAAAATGCAATAAGAATTCTCATCAAAGATAAAACTCTGGAATGCTGATACACATCGGACTCTGTCCCTCAAATTGCTTCTTCAAATCCGTATCGGCTCAACTGCACTGTCACCATCTGAATCGGATGGTTCCGAAGCTGCTTCTCTGTTCGGTCAAAACTCTGAATCAGTCGTCTCAAGCAATTCGGTAACTCGTCAAATTCCGTTCTCATCAACTAAAGAACATAGGAAAATCTGGTTGGGTAATTCAGCAACACGGATCCGGAGATAATCCGCAACGAAAGACACAAATCACCTCGTGAAAACCAGAAAGAGACGCTTCATcacaagtctgtaggcaagatcgcctatcatATCCAGACTCTAGTGAGATTCAATCAATCTCAGAGACAATTTCTCTCTCTTCTCATATCTGACAAATCCTCGAAAAGacgaaatcttcagaaatattcGATCTTTCCGATCAAAATACGAAAAGTCTGCATCTAAAATTCGTATACTTCGACTGTGTAGTCCAAGTCGTCTTCATTCTCGACAAACAATCTTCATCTGTTCATAAACCTCGAAACAAatctggtcccaaatcaggtgactcagaAAAATCATCTCAATTCAAATGAGATTTTCATTTCTGTTCATACAACTCATTGCAAGATTCCATCAAGATAATAAtctgatagctattgttgtaaaatgTCTTCATAGGAGTTAGCGACACTCGTCAACTAGTGCCAGAATCAAGCATTATGCTCCATATCTTCTCCTCCCGGGATCAAGGAGTTTCATATCTTTCTTTAATTCGAACCATGGACTTCAGGATCGGTACCATGATTTACCAAGTCTGGTAAATAATTGAGCTTAAGCGATGACATAGACCGCTCACCCTCACCTAGCCCAATCGAGCTATTCAGATATTGGGCCGGCCCAGCACTACAGCTTGGAAAAGCCTCTAAATCCATAACATCTATTTTGATTGTCTGTCGTTCTGAGAATAACAACTGTACTCAGATGTAATCGAATAACAAAGTCTCTtcgaagactatgccagaagaaAAGATATAACaaagatctctgtctgaaatgacCAAATTCGGCAATCAAACAATCTGACAGAATATCTATCATTTGATTATGTCTGAGAATCATTCTGTACAGAATACAGTAGCATATTTCATCAATCGGCCAATCTTAAACAGATAGTACCTCAAACTCAGACTGCTCAAATAAGTTTCCTGACGAATCCATCGGAAACATGATCTCTATCCCATTCTGAATCATAATAAACTGTATAACAGAACGTCGGGTCGTTCTCTCTCTGCTATCAACTGCAAAAAGTTCAAAACATCGGAAAAACATACCTCGAATATCGTTCTTCATCTGCTTCTATCCCATCTGATTCCTCAAATCATGCAACATATTTCGGTCATCTGAAAGAACACGGAATAGCCTAAATTGTGTCAATCTCAAGATACGTTGTCTCCATCAAAATCatctggcacaacaatatgCTTAATCACAATAAAGCATCAACACCAACCTGAATCTCAGACTGGTTCAGTTTTGACTTTTCTTCATCGAATTCTGACAATTGAATCAAATCTCTGAACGATCTTGATCTTCTCAATCAAATCTGATTCGGCTCGAAAGCAAAGTTCTGATAGACCTCCTATCTGCTGCGAATTCTAAACCGAAAGTGTTGTATTCATCAATCAAGGAGAAtgccgatagtagataaaataagaacagatcttTCGGCTCAGAGCATCAGCTGCTACATACAATCTCTTCGGATAGAATGGCTTTCCAATAAGAAATTCCTCAGTACCtctaatcatcttctctttctcATACTCAATCTGTACGGCGAAACCAGTACTATAGCTTCCAAGATCAGGAAATATTACAAAAATCTACTCATAAGAAAATAGATGTCatatcttctaatcaataagatcgatGCGAGATCAAAATCCAgaatcagacattgagtcttGAACGTCTTCAGTTGTCTTGATGCTCATGCTATAAGTGattcttctgaacaagaatatacctcaaatctcaataagaataaGTGCAAAGCACCGTAAGGTCGTCAATACAgaagaattaaaagaataatgaagcgctgatcaatctcttcttcaatcaaTAAAACTGGTCTCATAAGATTAAGTCCAGACATAAGAACATATtctgctgagtaatcggcttcacaAACAATAAGAATTCCCTCGATAATCGGCGATAAAAACTTGATAAATCCAAAACTTCAAGTTCAGGTATAGAAGACGGTCTAGATTAATTCATATCAGCTCCGGTCTTGAggtgatcaacagaaattccagcTTCAGAGATAAAAAGATCGAGGAatagacaactcgatccaatcaAACTTCAGACATCGATAGGATAGCATATGACCATTCAGCATGAAATTCTGCAAACAACTCTCCAAGAATCTGAAAATCAGTACAACTCTTCAAATGGATAAgaattcatcgataagaataatcACCGATCCATCTAAATATCTCTGAAGATTCGGCTCCTAAAATTCAAAACCACTACAGGAGTGTTTCCAAATCACATGGAAAGAAAAAAATTCAAgcgaccatacctcgttctgagtCCGGTCTTATGAAGATGATATTATGATCTCAATTCCAAGCTGAAGACAATCTGACAAATCGGAATCAAAACTGGAAGCTCATCCAGCTATAACATCATCTATAATTTCTATAACCACTGGTGTATCAACCAGATCGAGTTAACATTCAGGACATCAACTGAACACATCTCAAATTCTTCCGTACGAATCTGTAACAAACGGTTCATCTATAGAACAATATCAATAGAATCtttgaatcaagaattcttacgGAGGATTTCCACTCGTCTAATGATTCAGATCTAAATCTGAAAATTTCCTGAAAATATTCCTCGGTTGCCCTGTGCTTGGTTAAACAGCTCAATggataataaaatcaaaatcatatAACCTAAGTACCATACTGCCCAGTTTAATCTTATTCCcattcaaatcaagagttgcgaATACAGTAACCCAAAAGCTCACAAATAGGGAATGCAGCAATACCTATCATCAAAAGGCAAAAAGACCAAAAAATTTGAATGGTTACCTGTCATATCATCTTTAGGTGCAGATCGAGTCTGCTGATCCTCGTTAAGAGCAAAGACTAAAGTCTGTTGCATCGGAGGTTGATTTATATTCGGATAACCTCCTAATCGATTCTATTGtggtggttgaaaggaatgaaccaCAGAAGCTTTCCGCCCCTGTTGAACCATCGGTCTAAAAGAACTTTCCGACCGAGATCCAACGGTATCACGCTGAGGACATCTCCTCGCGTAGTGCCCTGTCTGGTGACAAATATTGCAACTACCATAAATTCCCAGAAAATTCTCAGTGAGGTGTCGACCTCCAAAATTATTGCAAAATACTCCGAAAGATCCAGAACTcagtcctgaaccaaactgtctcgatccactggagctagaagacctgctcccagacttcttgaatcgTTTACCTCTTGGTTGCAAATGATCCCTTGTGGTACTTCCTCTATATCCATTCGATTTTTGGAACGGGATCTGTTGAAGAAATTCAGTTTTAAATAAACTCCAAGAAACAACCGTACCTTGATTTTCCAAGGCTCTTTTCCTCGAAATCCACCAACCTTTGGTCATCCCGTGAAGTTGGTACACTACTAAGAATTTGACGTTCATCGGTGTAgtcaagagaatcaaacaactgatcgatttCTTCTATCCAATTCTTGCACTCCACAGCATTCTCATTACTGTTCAGAGTTGGTgggttgaacgactgaaacctca
This region includes:
- the LOC140872457 gene encoding uncharacterized protein isoform X2, translating into MEFSSCPLCQLTVPSSEIQRHANEHFADEDYAADFEIAQQIALAPASPPRFAEDTLQLVCSSLDHPQSSSSGCLTCCGRNLDEKCATLFHSQEKESFYKVEGGLMLLLKSCLELDRENSVSILSGHVDHIQSSESEDVGWGCGWRNIQMLSSHLLSQRQEASDVLFGGSGFIPDITSLQRWLELAWEKGFDAPGSDDFDKKVYGKCDWIGTTECATLLCSFGLRAGIVDFCDKDLWLDTSGRLTSGIRGTNKSVDKRKYSQVYGPMDIFLSEGKLDSSLSVNSMNGSSKHFDVSSHKVIEWVWNYFSGNKVNKPGNLRVILSEKAPLYFQHHGHSRTIVGIQATVQQTGMQRYNLLIFDPAEKTRALEKSLRANLGWQKLIKRGAHTLKKLQYQLCFVDYGIAHGEELERLKALHSIRHNL
- the LOC140872457 gene encoding uncharacterized protein isoform X1 codes for the protein MEFSSCPLCQLTVPSSEIQRHANEHFADEDYAADFEIAQQIALAPASPPRFAEDTLQLVCSSLDHPQSSSSGCLTCCGRNLDEKCATLFHSQEKESFYKVEGGLMLLLKSCLELDRENSVSILSGHVDHIQSSESEDVGWGCGWRNIQMLSSHLLSQRQEASDVLFGGSGFIPDITSLQRWLELAWEKGFDAPGSDDFDKKVYGKCDWIGTTECATLLCSFGLRAGIVDFCDKDLWLDTSGRLTSGIRGTNKSVDKRKYSQVYGPMDIFLSEGKLDSSLSVNSMNGSSKHFDVSSHKVIEWVWNYFSGNKVNKPGNLRVILSEKAPLYFQHHGHSRTIVGIQATVQQTGMQRYNLLIFDPAEKTRALEKSLRANLGWQKLIKRGAHTLKKLQYQVVIYFPLLRLFHFVIDGFCFSCALLITELHMGKSWKG